CCGGCGCGCTGGCCGCGGAAGTCGGATATGTCGCACTAACTGACGCTGAATACGCGGAAGGCAGGGCCAAAATCCAGTAAGATACATTTCGGTTGGACGGGGGAGGCACCCTCCACGCGGAGGATGCCTCCCGCTTCCGGCTTGCAGGGGGTACCCCGCATTGGCAATCCATGAGAGGGGCGTAAACGCCGGAACCTTGGGCGCACAAGAAAGCAGCGCATATTCATACCGCCTCCGCCGGAGGATGATAGAGGGGCAGGTGATGAAGTACCTCTTCTTCACCTGTGCCGTGCTTTCCATTGCGACGACCGTCGGGATCCTGTTCAGCCTGGCCACCCAGGCGTGGGGCTTCTTCCAGGAGATCGGCGTCTTCGAGTTTCTGACGGGGACGACGTGGCAGCCAATCCTGAAGCCCACGTCGTTCGGCGTGCTGCCGCTGGTGTCTGGCACGATGCTCGTCGCGGTGCTGGGCGCGCTCGTGGCGGTGCCGGTCGGGCTGGGGACGGCGATCTACCTGGCTGAGTACGCCCCCGATAAGGCCCGCCGGGTGCTCAAGCCGTTCCTGGAGATCCTGGCGGGCATCCCCACGGTTGTGTACGGGTACTTTGCCATCACCTTCGTGACGCCGCTGCTGCAGAACTTCATCGGCGGGCTGCCCATCTGGAACGCGCTGAGCGCGGGGCTTGTCATGGGGCTCATGATCATCCCGATCGTCTCGTCGCTGAGCGAGGACGCGATGGTGGCGGTGCCGCGGTCGCTGCGCGAGGCGGCGTTCGCGCTGGGGGCGACACGCATCGAGGTGGCGCTGAAGGTTGTCGTGCCGGCGGCGCTATCGGGGATCGTGGCGGCGTTCATCCTCGCGATCTCGCGCGCCATCGGCGAGACGATGCTGGTGACGATCGCGGCGGGCGCGCGGCCGAACCTGACGTTCAACCCGACCGAGCAGATCCAGACGATGACGGGCTACATCGTGCAGGTGAGCCAGGGCGAGGCCGCCCACGGGTCGGTCGAGTACAACACCCTCTTTGCGGTGGGGCTGCTGCTGTTCTTCATGACCCTTGCCATGAACCTTGCGGGGCACTTCATCGTGCGGCGCTGGCAGGAGCGGTACTAATGGCGACGCAGAGCGCGAAATTCAACCCGAGGCTGGAGATCCGGAAGCTTACCGGCAGTCTGTACGTCGGGCTCTTCATACTCTGCGTCCTGGTGGGCGTGGTGGGGCTGGCGACGCTGCTCATCTCCGTGCTGGTTGACGGACTGCCCTCGCTGACCTTGAACTTCCTGACCACCAAGTCTACGTCGCGGTTCGCCGAGCAGTCGGGGGTGCTTTCGGCGATGGCGGGGACGGCGTGGATCATGTTCTGGACGGCACTGTTCACGGTGCCGGTCGGCGTGGGGGCCGCGGTGTACCTGGAGGAGGATGCGGCCAAGAACAAGTTCACGAATTTCATCGAGGTCAATATCGCCAACCTGGCGGGCGTGCCGTCCATCGTGTACGGGCTGCTGGGGCTGGCGGTGTTCGTGCAGTACCTGTCGCTGGGGCGCAGCATCCTGGCGGCGGGACTGACACTGTCGCTGCTGGTGCTGCCCATCGTGATCCTCGCGTCGCGGGAGGCAATCCGGGCGGTGCCGTGGTCGCACAGGGAGGCGGCGTACGGGCTTGGGGCGACGCAGTGGGAGGTAGTGCGCAGCGTCGTGCTGCCGGCGGCGGTGCCGGGCATCGC
This DNA window, taken from Chloroflexota bacterium, encodes the following:
- the pstC gene encoding phosphate ABC transporter permease subunit PstC → MKYLFFTCAVLSIATTVGILFSLATQAWGFFQEIGVFEFLTGTTWQPILKPTSFGVLPLVSGTMLVAVLGALVAVPVGLGTAIYLAEYAPDKARRVLKPFLEILAGIPTVVYGYFAITFVTPLLQNFIGGLPIWNALSAGLVMGLMIIPIVSSLSEDAMVAVPRSLREAAFALGATRIEVALKVVVPAALSGIVAAFILAISRAIGETMLVTIAAGARPNLTFNPTEQIQTMTGYIVQVSQGEAAHGSVEYNTLFAVGLLLFFMTLAMNLAGHFIVRRWQERY
- the pstA gene encoding phosphate ABC transporter permease PstA; protein product: MATQSAKFNPRLEIRKLTGSLYVGLFILCVLVGVVGLATLLISVLVDGLPSLTLNFLTTKSTSRFAEQSGVLSAMAGTAWIMFWTALFTVPVGVGAAVYLEEDAAKNKFTNFIEVNIANLAGVPSIVYGLLGLAVFVQYLSLGRSILAAGLTLSLLVLPIVILASREAIRAVPWSHREAAYGLGATQWEVVRSVVLPAAVPGIATGTILALSRAIGEAAPIVVIAAVVFITFVPATPLDRFTVLPVQIYNWVNRPQPEFQGLAAAGIIVLLVMLLSMNAAAVYIRNRFQKRSEE